CGTCGTCCGTCTTCGCTCGCTTAGCTTCCGCCTTCCTGTcaacttcctcctcttcgtcgtgTTTCCTTTTCCCCTTCTTCGCACCTGCGCCACCACTACCACTAGTACCACCCCGATGCCCCTGAGCTATCTGTTTGAGCCTTTTCTCTTCCCTTCTCGCTTCGGACTGTTTGATCTTGTCTCCAACATCGATTATCGACACTAGATGCGGGGTAGATGAAACCTCAAAAGGTCGGATGAGAGTCTCGTACATGGTGATATCTACAACGACGGAGCGTTAGCATATGCGAAATAAAAATTCAGAAAGAAGGGCGGGGAAAAAAGAGAGATACACATGCACAATTGATCTACCGGTCATGCCTATAATTGGAAAGATCACCTTCCTGGCACCACCTATCAGAATAAGTGAATGTGCATGAATGTATCAATCACTCGAACTCCTCTAGATCTCCGTTAGAAATCGTGACCTTGGAAGGATCTGACAGCTCGTCGCATAACCCCGGATCGTCATTCACAAAAAGTGAATCCAAGACCAGGGTTGAACCGAACTCTCGCTGTACAGCTGAAATGGAATAAAAACGTAGAAGCGAAAACGGCGTAAGATCTCAAGAATTGAATGGCAAGCGCATTCAGAACTAGGATCTCGGTGCACGAGGTAATCCGGTCCAAGCGTACCGTGAGCTTTGAATACAAGCAAAGTCAAAACCGCCAAATCCAAGGAATGTTAAAAGGAACACGATAGAAAGCTTAGGAGGGTGGAAGCTACTCACCCGTAAAACCAGCCTCGTTTAGGGTAGATACGGTCCGCATCACTTGTTCCATGCAAGGACTGAAACAACATATCCGCGTTGTGCGGTCTTTCTAGAAAAGAGAAAGTTCAGCGTTTCCTCAGCAGGAGGTGGAGAAGAACGAAAAGGAAAATTGAACAAAGGGAAGTAACAGATCATATGGAAATGCGACAATAGAACCTTACTTTAAGTGCCTTTTTCGCATGTTCAATAGCCTCCCATGGGGCAGGTATATCAAGGAATACTGTAATGCAATGCAATCAATGTGAGGATGGTTCAACAATATCGTTCCCACATACGGGCATCTGCCGTATCCTCGATAGTAAAGCCGTCTTTACACACGTTGCGGTGAGTAAGGGTAACTCTAGAGGGTAAGAACCCGTGACGAATAAATTCTTCCCTgaaggaaaaaaaaacacagaTGGATTAGCGCCACTAGGTCCCAGGCGGTTGGAGAAGTATGTAAATGGATAGCGTAGGTGGCACCGCGGGTGGCTACATTGACAGAAACGAACCCTTCAGGTTCGACTAGGTCGCATAACATAACATAACCAGAACTAAAGAATCCACGCTCGATAGTATGACGCGAAGGATGCGCCAAGTAAAAGAACGGTATGCAGATAGGAGGGTTCGGGAATTGAGAACTATCAGTCAACGGAGGAAAGGCATAACGCAAGACGGTAAGGAGGGTCGAGGTTAATATTCAAAAAGCAAGCGAAATGAATGGATCAATAAGAAATGAAAGGGAATGAAATCAGAAGCAGGAACGTGCGTAGAAGAGGAATGTTCGATCAAAAAGACACATAAAGGAGTCATACCTAGCTTTTCTCTGTCTGGCTTCATGGAATTCGTACGACCAGAGGTGGCCTGTTGGACCGACAGTGCGCATTACGGCGTGGGAGAATGACCCGGAGCCTGTACCTGTTGATGCATTAATAAAGTTCAAGATAAGGCGGAGATCTCGTGGAAAAACGTAAATAGATAGAACATAAGGAGAAAGATTGACGCGTCACGGATCTGGGTAGTGAACACAGGGTACAAAAATGAAAAGCAAAAGAAACCTTCCTTGACGATacaaagaaagagaaagaaaggtcTACACTCTACTCACCAGCTTCAACCACTTTTGAACCCTT
This genomic window from Marasmius oreades isolate 03SP1 chromosome 8, whole genome shotgun sequence contains:
- a CDS encoding uncharacterized protein (BUSCO:EOG09262H50), with protein sequence MWSTKREIEAGDTVILWLTRDNLLPLTISADTNAVFNSKFGSYPHASLIGLPYGSKVPSRKGNGFIHVLRPTPELWTLALPHRTQILYAADISFITGMLSIRKGSKVVEAGTGSGSFSHAVMRTVGPTGHLWSYEFHEARQRKAREEFIRHGFLPSRVTLTHRNVCKDGFTIEDTADALFLDIPAPWEAIEHAKKALKKDRTTRICCFSPCMEQVMRTVSTLNEAGFTDITMYETLIRPFEVSSTPHLVSIIDVGDKIKQSEARREEKRLKQIAQGHRGGTSGSGGAGAKKGKRKHDEEEEVDRKAEAKRAKTDDESPALGGGDEEGAMVVAEPNQEDVETSGTDASGQAEQESNKRPQRRQNQVGGHETVTLSRVMPQVRGHTSYLTFACLLPWLGTTEEVSGPEVDSGATSSVAEVSG